The following proteins are encoded in a genomic region of Terriglobia bacterium:
- a CDS encoding RNB domain-containing ribonuclease — MISDSAILRKIGQQPKQSAGFKQLVRELGARGDERRELAERLNQLVRRGELVAQDGDRYAIPPRSSDQNLVAGRLTMHRDGYGFVIPDSEELRQRLNGDIYIGSQNTGNAMHGDRVLVELRRERADGRAEGQVLRVIGRAHATVVGTFHYGPRYNYVTPMDEKVTLDIVIPRGAEIPRKPTTEDTEQPTKQKERHRVLGSEAKRTEVAGDLENVVVDVEITEWPTPTQNPRGRVVEILGYEDDFGVDVEIVIRKYHLPHRFPTDVLEEAQSFENIIPARELRGRRDYRNLPIVTIDGETARDFDDAVFVRRLHNGNFELQVHIADVAHYVRPGAALDAEARLRGTSVYFPDRAVPMLPIELSTDICSLRPHLDRLVMSCVMKIDPKGDIVGYEITPGVIRSTERMTYTDVNAVLEGDAKLRERYHALVDVFELMRELAMILNRKRVRRGSIDFDLPEPVIEFDEFGLMKAITRSERNVAHRLIEEFMLAANESVASYLENKDVPSLYRIHEKPDPKRVYEFESIAAAFGYSLGVGALPVKRFSYTDQRRPGRGPGPRTRSGQRQHELEIPEDVHITPHMYQKLAEKIAGKPEERILSYLMLRSLKQAKYSEENVGHFALAAPTYTHFTSPIRRYPDLIVHRILKEVLVESAEKHDGPVPLGVGVLSEKHGAWAEMRLQASGSRLQEKQESPWAKGSPKRAGHAARVSGHDFSRAEKRHDKDAASAAEHDGPVPPEVLHDIAQESSGAERRADDAERELMDWKKIKFMQGRVGEEFEALIISVTKFGFFVELMDMFIEGLVPLSSLTDDQYTYHDTTKQIIGQRTKKKYSLGERVRVILDRIDSVQRKLQFAVIEEKPSRAQRRHKR; from the coding sequence ATGATTTCCGACAGCGCCATTCTAAGAAAAATCGGGCAGCAGCCCAAGCAGTCGGCCGGGTTCAAGCAATTGGTGCGCGAACTGGGCGCGCGCGGCGACGAGCGGCGGGAACTGGCCGAGCGTCTCAACCAGCTTGTGCGGCGCGGCGAGTTGGTGGCGCAGGATGGCGACCGCTACGCCATCCCCCCCAGATCTTCCGACCAGAACCTGGTCGCGGGCCGCCTGACCATGCACCGCGACGGCTACGGGTTTGTGATTCCCGACAGCGAAGAGCTGCGGCAGCGGCTGAATGGCGATATCTACATCGGCTCTCAGAACACCGGCAATGCCATGCATGGCGACCGTGTGCTGGTGGAGCTGCGGCGAGAACGGGCCGACGGGCGGGCCGAGGGGCAGGTCCTGCGCGTCATCGGGCGGGCGCACGCCACGGTGGTGGGCACGTTTCATTACGGCCCGCGCTACAACTACGTCACGCCCATGGACGAGAAGGTCACGCTGGATATCGTGATCCCGCGCGGCGCGGAAATCCCCAGGAAACCCACCACAGAGGACACGGAGCAACCAACCAAGCAGAAAGAACGGCACCGCGTGCTCGGGTCGGAGGCGAAGCGCACAGAGGTTGCCGGGGATCTGGAAAACGTCGTTGTCGACGTCGAGATCACGGAGTGGCCGACGCCGACCCAGAACCCGCGCGGGCGCGTGGTGGAGATTCTCGGCTACGAAGACGATTTCGGCGTGGACGTGGAGATCGTCATTCGCAAGTACCACCTGCCGCACCGTTTTCCAACCGACGTGCTGGAGGAGGCGCAGTCTTTCGAGAACATCATCCCGGCACGGGAGCTGCGCGGACGCCGCGACTACCGCAACCTGCCCATCGTCACCATCGACGGCGAGACGGCGCGCGATTTCGACGACGCGGTGTTTGTCCGCCGGCTGCACAACGGAAACTTCGAGCTGCAGGTGCACATCGCCGACGTTGCGCATTACGTGCGCCCGGGAGCGGCGCTGGATGCGGAGGCGCGGCTGCGCGGCACCTCGGTGTACTTCCCGGACCGCGCCGTCCCGATGCTTCCGATTGAGCTTTCTACCGACATCTGCTCGCTGCGGCCGCACCTGGATCGGCTGGTAATGTCGTGCGTGATGAAGATCGATCCCAAGGGCGACATCGTGGGCTACGAAATCACCCCGGGCGTGATCCGCTCGACCGAGCGTATGACGTACACCGATGTCAACGCCGTTTTGGAGGGCGACGCCAAGCTCCGCGAGCGCTACCACGCGTTGGTGGACGTGTTCGAATTGATGCGCGAGCTGGCGATGATACTGAACCGGAAACGGGTGCGGCGCGGCTCCATCGATTTCGACCTGCCGGAGCCGGTGATCGAGTTCGACGAATTCGGGCTGATGAAGGCGATCACGCGCTCGGAGCGCAATGTCGCGCATCGGCTGATCGAGGAGTTCATGCTGGCCGCCAACGAGAGCGTGGCCTCGTACCTGGAGAACAAGGATGTGCCGTCGCTCTATCGCATCCACGAGAAGCCCGATCCCAAGCGGGTTTACGAGTTCGAGAGCATCGCGGCCGCGTTCGGGTACTCGCTCGGTGTGGGCGCGCTGCCGGTGAAACGCTTTTCGTACACCGATCAGCGACGGCCGGGCCGCGGGCCGGGGCCGCGCACGCGCTCGGGGCAGCGGCAACACGAGCTGGAAATTCCCGAGGACGTGCACATTACGCCGCACATGTACCAGAAGCTGGCCGAGAAGATCGCGGGCAAGCCGGAGGAGCGAATCCTGTCGTACCTGATGCTGCGCTCTCTGAAGCAGGCGAAGTACTCGGAGGAGAACGTCGGCCATTTCGCGCTGGCGGCGCCGACCTACACCCACTTCACCTCGCCGATTCGGCGTTATCCGGACCTGATCGTGCACCGGATTTTGAAAGAGGTACTGGTGGAATCGGCAGAGAAGCACGATGGCCCAGTGCCGTTGGGTGTCGGAGTGCTGAGCGAAAAACACGGAGCGTGGGCGGAGATGAGGCTTCAGGCTTCGGGCTCTAGGCTCCAGGAAAAACAAGAGTCGCCGTGGGCGAAGGGGTCGCCGAAGCGGGCGGGACACGCGGCCCGTGTATCAGGGCACGACTTCAGTCGTGCCGAAAAGCGACATGACAAAGATGCGGCTTCAGCCGCTGAACACGATGGCCCCGTCCCGCCCGAGGTCTTGCACGACATTGCGCAGGAGTCATCCGGGGCGGAGCGGCGCGCCGACGATGCCGAACGCGAGCTGATGGACTGGAAGAAGATCAAGTTCATGCAGGGCCGCGTGGGCGAGGAATTTGAGGCGCTCATTATCAGCGTGACCAAGTTCGGCTTCTTTGTCGAGCTGATGGACATGTTCATCGAGGGACTGGTGCCGCTTTCCAGCCTCACCGACGACCAGTACACCTACCACGACACTACCAAGCAGATCATCGGCCAGCGAACCAAGAAGAAGTATTCGCTGGGCGAACGCGTACGCGTGATCCTGGACCGCATTGATAGCGTGCAACGCAAGCTCCAGTTTGCGGTCATCGAGGAGAAGCCATCGCGGGCGCAGCGAAGGCACAAAAGATAA